A single Metarhizium brunneum chromosome 5, complete sequence DNA region contains:
- the aprN_1 gene encoding Subtilisin NAT, whose product MVRLSASALACLAAATVSFSTSAVVHAQEIAQNAVAGAFLLECDSQSLKPLIKTVQEQGGEIRREFNSEVFYGFSAQLSNASVAGDELRHMPGVKKVWQVQVSKHQESPPAESQATPESAHQRRQVKSPWNHVMTQIDKLHAAGFTGSGIQIAVVDTGVDYTHPALGGCFGKGCRVALGDNFAKDGKDNDPMDCSGHGTAVAGIVAGSDANYLGVAPNATLAGYRVLDCSATMEEDGLIAGWVKAYQDGAQIIVSSAGWPGAAWATRPAAAVVSRIVDSGVPCIVGLGNDNNSGLFNTLNPSSGRGVTSVNAFARAPGAIDGHVTDAPVAQFSTFGPNWDLEIKPTVGAPGDDVPGIKMGGGYEDITGTSFAGPLVAGILALVAQVRGTFDPVLLNSLLTTTAVPQGKYYSVAQQGGGLARAWDAAHATTLIEPGSLSFNDTLHRADSRSLRITNTARVKVTYHLDTLAAKTIYTLENGGGRVQHLDRPVDESADVKLSRRLLVLGPGESASVDVSATDPKGLDPERLPVWSGCISIQSSHGGSSKCSNSSSVLTVPYLGVSGSMKEHQVLQPHGVVLSTLLDNGRDQVHTGGHRVDYESKNDGSVSIDLPVRITPVLGTRLVRAEVVPLSPRKWLAARLADKNLKLDAFSLEALAHAYATRKTWSGRLESGDYIPAGEYRLAVRALRLFGDAAVASDWDLSEDVSFEIIRPAGRKACERYESSKGAVPADALFTSLEECLQVHGDKVVDAPWVPAPQDKALRDRCANGELTDELCGTYELCRKHKDIELLSDVKSPFTSLSSCIKSHKTFPFKPLDYSRIQECMANQDDKSICGTDLWCNLHFGSPQPTDEYGSSEECRWAHGNYL is encoded by the exons ATGGTTCGCCTGTCGGCTTCGGCCCTCGCCTGCCTTGCCGCGGCCACTGTCTCCTTTTCAACATCTGCAGTCGTACACGCCCAAGAAATTGCCCAGAATGCAGTTGCCGGAGCCTTCCTCCTCGAGTGCGACAGCCAGAGCCTCAAGCCTCTCATCAAGACGGTTCAGGAGCAGGGTGGAGAGATTCGTCGCGAGTTCAACTCCGAGGTCTTCTACGGCTTCTCCGCGCAGCTGTCCAACGCAAGCGTGGCCGGGGATGAGCTGCGACATATGCCAGGCGTTAAAAAGGTGTGGCAAGTACAGGTGTCGAAGCATCAGGAATCGCCACCCGCAGAGTCGCAGGCCACGCCCGAGTCGGCTCACCAGCGCCGTCAAGTCAAGTCGCCATGGAACCACGTCATGACACAGATAGACAAACTACACGCAGCCGGGTTTACAGGGAGCGGCATCCAGATTGCCGTTGTTGACACTGGC GTTGATTATACCCACCCGGCTCTGGGAGGCTGCTTCGGCAAAGGCTGCCGCGTGGCTCTCGGTGACAActtcgccaaagacggcaaggaTAACGACCCGATGGACTGCAGTGGCCACGGTACTGCAGTGGCGGGCATCGTTGCCGGTAGCGATGCGAATTACCTCGGCGTGGCCCCCAACGCCACGCTGGCGGGCTATCGGGTGCTTGACTGCTCCGCTAcgatggaagaagatggcctCATAGCCGGCTGGGTCAAGGCATATCAGGACGGCGCGCAAATCATTGTGTCGTCTGCTGGCTGGCCGGGCGCGGCCTGGGCTACGCGTCCTGCGGCGGCCGTCGTCTCGCGTATTGTCGACAGCGGCGTCCCGTGTATTGTAGGCCTCGGCAACGACAACAATTCCGGCCTCTTTAATACCCTGAATCCCTCCAGCGGCCGGGGCGTGACGTCTGTCAACGCGTTTGCCCGCGCCCCGGGAGCCATAGATGGCCATGTCACCGACGCCCCCGTGGCCCAATTCTCAACATTCGGCCCCAACTGGGACCTTGAAATCAAGCCCACTGTCGGAGCACCGGGCGACGATGTCCCGGGAATCAAGATGGGGGGCGGGTACGAGGATATTACGGGAACGTCCTTTGCCGGCCCTCTTGTCGCCGGCATCctggccctcgtcgcccaggTTCGAGGCACCTTTGACCCCGTCTTGCTCAACAGCCTCCTCACGACCACGGCCGTGCCTCAGGGAAAGTATTACTCGGTTGCGCAGCAAGGTGGCGGCCTGGCCAGAGCATGGGATGCCGCTCACGCCACGACACTCATTGAGCCCGGCAGTCTCTCCTTCAACGACACTCTACATCGCGCCGATTCCCGCAGCCTCCGGATTACCAACACGGCCAGAGTCAAAGTCACCTACCATCTCGATACTCTGGCGGCCAAAACTATCTACACCCTCGAAAATGGCGGTGGCAGGGTGCAACACCTTGATCGTCCTGTTGACGAATCCGCCGATGTCAAGCTCAGCAGGCGCCTCCTCGTCCTGGGTCCCGGCGAATCGGCCTCGGTCGACGTCTCGGCCACAGATCCCAAGGGTCTTGACCCCGAGCGCCTGCCGGTGTGGTCTGGTTGTATTTCCATCCAAAGCTCCCACGGCGGCTCCTCGAAATGCTCCAACAGCAGCAGTGTCTTGACGGTTCCGTACCTGGGTGTCTCGGGCTCCATGAAGGAGCACCAAGTTCTCCAACCACACGGAGTCGTGCTTTCAACTCTGTTGGACAATGGGCGGGACCAGGTGCACACGGGTGGGCATCGGGTCGACTATGAATCGAAAAACGACGGCTCCGTGAGCATCGACTTGCCCGTACGCATCACGCCCGTCCTTGGAACTCGTCTTGTGCGCGCCGAGGTCGTGCCACTGTCGCCACGCAAGTGGTTGGCCGCCCGCCTGGCGGACAAGAACCTCAAGCTCGACGCCTTTTCCCTCGAGGCGCTGGCTCACGCCTATGCAACTCGCAAGACTTGGAGCGGGCGGCTAGAATCGGGCGACTATATCCCCGCGGGCGAGTACAGGCTCGCCGTACGCGCCCTCAGGCTCTTTGGCGATGCCGCGGTTGCATCCGACTGGGACCTGTCAGAAGATGTTAGTTTTGAAATTATCAGGCCCGCCGGCAGGAAAGCCTGCGAAAGGTATGAGTCCAGCAAGGGCGCTGTTCCCGCGGATGCCTTGTTTACCAGTCTCGAGGAGTGCCTCCAGGTTCACGGTGACAAGGTGGTGGACGCGCCTTGGGTTCCTGCGCCGCAGgacaaggccttgagggacaGATGCGCCAACGGCGAGCTCACGGACGAGCTTTGCGGCACGTACGAGTTGTGCCGGAAGCACAAGGACATCGAGCTCTTGTCTGACGTCAAGTCCCCATTCACGTCGCTTAGCAGCTGTATCAAGAGCCACAAGACGTTTCCGTTTAAGCCTTTGGACTATTCGAGGATCCAAGAGTGCATGGCCAACCAGGATGATAAAAGTATCTGTGGCACTGACCTTTGGTGCAACCTCCATTTTGGGTCGCCGCAGCCGACGGATGAATATGGCAGCAGCGAGGAGTGTCGTTGGGCCCATGGGAACTACTTGTAA
- the MAL31_2 gene encoding Maltose permease MAL31 has translation MADVDKNPDEGLAHHDSAALPRKSAPADPELLEAIRAEHQMGFLEALKLYPKAVGWSAYVSLGVIMLAFDPQLIGNLYAMPQFQKDFGYPSGEGYIISAAWQTALSMGNPIGQVVGALCAAYPMDVFGRKRTFGVCVILVAGLVFIQFFARSLPVLLAGELLAGLVLGMFVVIAPAYASEVCPTAIRGHLTSFVNLCFVIGQLLSNGVTAGTQRMHSHGAYSLPFALQWFWVVAILPGMLFIPESPWWLVRKNRTEDADKSLRRLASPGVNVAATLAFIVETDRLEQEIEAGSTYVDCFTKVNWRRTEISMGVYCTQALSGIYLVNYGTYFFQQAGLPTDQAFNMSVGFMALGLAGTIVSWFLMVRFGRRVLYNYGLAVLVVLQFVIGILDCVPGRPSGAIWTESALMLVWNFFYDVSIGPICFVLLAECSATRVRSKTIATATAAQGLLGIVMTAAIPYMINPGEANWQGKLGFFFGGLAGLCLIWAYYRVPETMGRSYQELDLLFDKGVPARKFKGYHLEGALSAGFE, from the exons ATGGCCGACGTCGATAAGAATCCGGATGAGGGCCTCGCGCACCACGACTCAGCGGCATTGCCGCGCAAGTCAGCCCCTGCCGACcccgagctcctcgaggCTATCCGCGCCGAGCATCAGATGGGCTTCCTCGAGGCGTTGAAGCTGTACCCAAAGGCCGTTGGATGGTCCGCCTATGTATCCCTGGGTGTCATCATGCTGGCCTTTGATCCGCAGCTCATCGGCAACTTGTACGCCATGCCACAGTTCCAAAAGGATTTCGGATATCCCAGCGGCGAGGGG TACATCATCAGCGCCGCGTGGCAAACCGCCCTCTCCATGGGCAACCCCATAGGACAGGTCGTCGGAGCATTATGCGCAGCCTACCCCATGGACGTGTTTGGCCGCAAGCGCACCTTTGGCGTCTGCGTCATtctcgtcgccggcctcgtcttcatccaGTTCTTTGCCCGCTCGCTGCCCGTCCTCCTCGCGGGCGAACTgctcgccggcctcgtcctGGGCATGTTTGTCGTCATCGCGCCGGCCTACGCCTCCGAGGTCTGCCCTACCGCCATCCGCGGCCATCTCACCTCCTTTGTGAACCTGTGCTTCGTCATCGGGCAGCTCCTCAGCAACGGCGTCACCGCCGGCACGCAACGTATGCACAGCCACGGGGCGTACTCTCTCCCCTTTGCCCTGCAGTGGTTCTGGGTCGTGGCCATCCTCCCCGGCATGCTGTTTATCCCAGAGAGCCCGTGGTGGCTGGTGCGCAAGAATCGCACCGAGGATGCGGACAAGTCGCTCCGGAGGCTTGCGTCGCCCGGGGTCAACGTTGCGGCTACGTTGGCCTTTATCGTGGAGACGGATCGGCTGGAGCAGGAGATTGAGGCCGGCAGCACGTACGTGGACTGCTTTACAAAGGTGAATTGGCGAAGGACCGAGATTTCCATGGGCGTCTACTGCACGCAGGCTTTGAGCGGCATCTACCTTGTCAACTATGGCACTTACTTCTTCCAGCAGGCAGGTCTCCCGACCGACCAGGCCTTCAACATGTCTGTTGGATTCATGG CTCTTGGCCTCGCTGGCACTATTGTCTCTTGGTTCCTCATGGTCAGATTCGGCAGACGAGTCTTGTACAACTACGGTCTCGCTgtgctcgtcgtcctccaGTTCGTCATTGGTATCCTCGACTGCGTTCCCGGTCGGCCGTCGGGTGCCATCTGGACGGAATCGGCCCTTATGCTGGTTTGGAACTTCTTCTACGACGTTTCCATCGGCCCCATCTGCTTCGTTCTCCTCGCCGAGTGCTCTGCCACTCGCGTTCGCTCCAAGACCATTGCCACTGCCACCGCTGCTCAAGGGCTTTTGGGTATCGTCATGACCGCTGCGATTCCTTACATGATCAATCCCGGCGAGGCCAACTGGCAGGGAAAACTGGGCTTTTTCTTTGGGGGGCTGGCCGGGCTGTGTCTCATATGGGCCTACTACCGTGTTCCGGAGACCATGGGTCGCAGCTACCAAGAGTTGGATCTGCTCTTTGACAAGGGCGTTCCTGCGAGAAAGTTCAAAGGTTACCATTTGGAAGGAGCACTGTCCGCTGGATTCGAGTAA
- the VWA5A gene encoding von Willebrand factor A domain-containing protein 5A — MSDQGMLCGCVVVADKTQRYLALSATSAHTTILSTTSRTRLTQTYVNNTGSLVKEARYMFPIYDGVSVVEFTCTIGPRVIRGVVRERQEAKRIFDRATARGEAAGLLEQSLSASDVFIAKLGNVPAGEEVKVDVTYLGELEHDAEIDGLRFTIPTAIAPRYGYHAYRDLVSAPEVRVQGKIAVTVDINLGPGCIVKSVQSPSHPISVSIGTMSASASQDPSPQMASASLSLGSAELEKDFTLQVVATGLGAPAALLEIHPTKAHHRTIMASLVPRFNLPVEKPEIVFICDRSESMGGGKTMPNLISALNIFLKSLPVGVRFNICSFGWECTFLWPKSVDYTQETLDEAVRHVETFKADYGGTEMLAPVRKTFEKRIQASNLEVFLLTDGEIWDQDRLFHLINHEVAASKGAIRVFTLGIGWGVSHSLINGAARAGNGFAQVAGEDEKIDKKIVRMLKGALTPHVSDYTLEIKYEKFEQDTAPDSDTAADEFELVEKVVDSLTIDDAEEEAEEPGSKEAKPPTSLFDPSVKNEHLETKDASEELDSLETNLPPVDAPKYLQTPWPTPALFPFNRTTVYIMLSDETPAREPKSVVVRGTSCQGPLQLEIPITKLGQKATTLHQLAARKAVQELEQGQGWLRHARDAQGKPLREKWPGKFPQVVKREAVRLGVEHQIAGKWCSFVATSSDANEEQEAGDDSSAALDEADEAGDDSCASLDEADELSDDDGVSYKRPVGRGRPMATKACRRATEPVEYDDDEEEEEEEEEEEEAEEEEEEEEEEEDNVGVAKAEPDALSLLANLQTYVGSWTWSLQLETVLGITKAEAVSAIQFPIPADVEDVLATLCAIAHLQKKMAADKDSWELMVDKARSWLQDQVGRIEEELDLLGYNGPVAWMRILMALSVPPY; from the coding sequence ATGTCAGACCAAGGCATGCTGTGTGGGTGCGTCGTCGTTGCCGACAAGACGCAGCGCTACCTCGCTCTCTCGGCTACATCTGCCCACACCACCATTCTTTCCACCACGTCTCGCACACGTCTCACCCAGACCTATGTCAACAACACAGGCTCTCTAGTCAAAGAAGCACGGTACATGTTTCCAATTTACGACGGCGTGTCTGTTGTCGAGTTCACGTGCACCATCGGGCCAAGAGTCATCAGGGGCGTCGTCCGTGAACGCCAAGAAGCAAAACGCATCTTTGACAGGGCCACGGCACGAGGCGAAGCCGCAGGCTTGCTGGAACAGAGTCTCTCGGCGTCGGATGTCTTCATCGCAAAGTTGGGAAATGTGCCTGCCGGTGAAGAGGTCAAGGTGGACGTGACGTATCTCGGGGAACTGGAGCATGACGCTGAGATTGACGGGCTGCGATTTACCATCCCAACGGCTATTGCGCCGCGGTACGGGTATCACGCATATCGAGACCTTGTTTCGGCGCCCGAGGTCAGAGTCCAGGGGAAAATCGCCGTCACGGTCGACATTAATCTGGGACCGGGGTGTATTGTCAAGTCGGTCCAGTCGCCTTCACACCCCATCTCTGTCAGCATCGGCACAATGAGCGCGAGTGCTTCGCAAGATCCGTCGCCTCAGATGGCGTCTGCATCGCTGTCTCTCGGTTCCGCAGAGCTCGAAAAGGACTTTACCCTCCAGGTCGTGGCGACGGGACTCGGCGCGCCGGCCGCTCTGCTCGAAATCCATCCTACCAAGGCTCACCACCGTACCATCATGGCCTCCCTCGTCCCCAGATTCAACCTGCCTGTGGAAAAGCCAGAAATAGTCTTCATATGTGACCGCAGTGAAAGCATGGGAGGAGGTAAAACGATGCCTAATCTCATCTCGGCACTCAACATCTTTCTCAAGTCCCTGCCAGTCGGGGTTCGGTTCAATATTTGCAGCTTCGGGTGGGAGTGCACCTTTCTCTGGCCGAAATCCGTCGACTACACCCAGGAAACGCTGGACGAGGCTGTCCGCCATGTTGAGACCTTCAAAGCCGATTACGGCGGCACGGAGATGCTTGCGCCTGTGCGGAAAACATTTGAGAAGAGAATTCAAGCATCCAACCTTGAGGTATTCCTCTTAACGGACGGAGAGATATGGGACCAGGACAGACTGTTTCACCTCATCAACCACGAAGTGGCTGCAAGCAAGGGAGCCATTCGTGTGTTTACCCTTGGCATCGGCTGGGGCGTGAGCCATTCGCTGATCAATGGCGCCGCGAGGGCTGGCAATGGCTTCGCCCAAGTTGCCGGAGAAGACGAGAAGATTGACAAGAAGATTGTTCGAATGCTCAAGGGAGCACTCACGCCGCATGTTTCGGACTACACCCTGGAAATCAAGTACGAAAAATTCGAGCAAGACACTGCCCCCGACAGTGACACCGCAGCAGATGAGTTTGAACTGGTTGAAAAGGTTGTGGATTCGTTGACAAttgatgatgccgaggaagaagccgaagAGCCCGGGTCCAAGGAAGCCAAGCCTCCAACCTCGCTCTTTGACCCTAGTGTCAAGAATGAACATCTCGAGACCAAGGACGCCTCTGAAGAACTCGACTCACTCGAGACGAACCTGCCACCGGTCGACGCTCCAAAGTACCTGCAGACGCCGTGGCCCACCCCGGCGCTCTTCCCATTCAACCGCACGACAGTGTACATCATGCTGTCTGACGAAACGCCTGCGCGAGAGCCAAAATCCGTCGTGGTAAGGGGTACGTCTTGCCAAGGACCGCTCCAGCTCGAAATCCCAATCACGAAACTCGGCCAAAAAGCCACGACGCTGCATCAGCTGGCGGCCAGAAAGGCAGTCCAAGAGCttgaacaaggccaaggttgGCTCCGTCACGCCAGGGATGCCCAAGGCAAGCCGCTCCGGGAGAAATGGCCCGGCAAGTTCCCCCAGGTCGTCAAGAGAGAGGCTGTTAGGCTGGGCGTAGAGCACCAGATTGCGGGAAAGTGGTGCTCATTCGTGGCCACATCGTCGGATGCCAACGAGGAACAGGAGGCTGGTGACGATTCTTCCGCGGCACTCGACGAGGCGGACGAGGCTGGGGATGATTCTTGTGCGTCACTCGACGAGGCGGACGAGCTcagcgatgacgatggcgttTCGTATAAGCGCCCGGTTGGGCGTGGCCGTCCAATGGCGACAAAGGCATGCAGAAGAGCGACAGAGCCTGTAGAgtatgacgacgacgaagaagaagaagaagaagaagaggaagaggaagaagcagaagaggaggaggaggaggaggaggaggaggaggataATGTTGGagttgccaaggccgagccTGACGCCTTGTCCCTCTTGGCAAATCTCCAAACATATGTCGGcagctggacatggagcctgCAGCTCGAGACTGTCCTTGGCatcaccaaggccgaggctgtAAGCGCCATCCAATTCCCCATACCGGCGGACGTGGAGGATGTTCTGGCCACGCTATGCGCCATCGCCCACctccagaagaagatggctgcTGACAAGGACTCGTGGGAGTTGATGGTGGACAAGGCACGCAGTTGGCTGCAGGACCAAGTCGGTCGGATCGAAGAGGAGCTAGATCTGTTGGGCTACAATGGGCCAGTTGCTTGGATGAGAATCTTGATGGCACTTTCTGTTCCCCCGTATTGA
- the STRAP gene encoding Serine-threonine kinase receptor-associated protein — protein sequence MTSEAPRQYVPLTCHGHSRPVPHMSFSHLEKEETYYMISACKDGNPMLRDGVTGDWYDLAKGFEPFESRVNKKDRIGTFIGHKGAVWQARLSPDASNAATASADFTAKIWDTHTGEVLYSLQHDHIVRAVAYPPDNSDLVATGGMEKKLRVFDLAELAKTYPGKAATIPASAGFEIGEGVHTSSIKFICWTKDPNIVVTASDKTIRWLDLPSRSCIKHEVLDGEIKSCEVVSVAQELASPTDIGGGKPVLAVSAGKTVYFWGGDQAMDELKRIVLPYSIASVGLDVKGRKLVVGEEPGTWAKVIRYDDGVELDTHKGHHGPIWSIAFSPDSKLYATASEDGTIKMWKNCDGFYGLWRGGATTERSAE from the exons ATGACTTCCGAAGCTCCTCGGCAGTATGTGCCGCTGAcctgccatggccattctcGCCCGGTCCCCCACATGAGCTTCTCTCAcctggagaaggaggaaacATACTACATGATCTCGGCCTGTAAAG ATGGAAACCCGATGCTTCGAGATGGTGTTACTGGCGATTGGTATGATCTTGCTAAAGGATTTGAGCCCTTCGAAAGCCGTGTTAACAAGAAAGACAGGATTGGCACGTTTATCGGTCACAAGGGTGCGGTCTGGCAAGCCAGGTTGAGCCCCGACGCTTCCAACGCAGCCACTGCATCGGCTGATTTCACAGC CAAAATCTGGGACACCCACACCGGAGAGGTGCTATACAGCCTCCAGCACGATCATATTGTCCGAGCTGTTGCCTACCCCCCCGATAACTCGGATCTTGTTGCGACTGGTGGCATGGAAAAGAAGCTTCGCGTTTTCGACCTTGCTGAACTTGCCAAGACGTATCCGGGAAAAGCTGCCACCATTCCCGCCTCGGCCGGCTTCGAAATCGGGGAGGGTGTTCATACTAGCTCCATCAAGTTCATTTGCTGGACAAAAGACCCAAACATTGTTGTTACGGCTTCCGATAAGACCATCCGTTGGCTCGACCTGCCCAGCAGATCGTGCATCAAGCATGAAGTTCTTGATGGGGAAATCAAGTCATGTGAAGTGGTGTCGGTCGCACAGGAGTTAGCATCACCGACTGACATTGGTGGCGGAAAGCCTGTTTTGGCTGTCTCTGCCGGCAAGACGGTGTATTTCTGGGGAGGCGATCAAGCCATGGATGAGCTCAAGCGCATTGTGTTGCCATATTCCATTGCTAGTGTCGGGCTGGATGTCAAGGGCCGCAAGTTGGTGGTTGGCGAAGAGCCTGGAACATGGGCCAAGGTGATTCGATACGACGATGGGGTTGAACTCGATACACATAAAGGACACCACGGGCCGATCTGGTCCATTGCCTTTTCACCCGACAGCAAACTGTATGCCACTGCGTCCGAGGATGGAACGATCAAGATGTGGAAAAATTGTGATGGGTTTTACGGCTTGTGGCGCGGTGGTGCTACTACTGAACGGTCCGCGGAGTAG